A genomic region of Erythrobacter sp. SCSIO 43205 contains the following coding sequences:
- a CDS encoding mechanosensitive ion channel family protein, which yields MIATLTEQLRSMATGAIETLPALAIAVVILLITALIARFSSAIVGKLAGSTDLRKSLRDLAVTLTRLGIWLVGVMVAAMVVVPSLTPASLLAGLGVGAVAIGFAFQDIFENFMAGVLIMLRKKMRIGDVIECEGITGKVEHVTLRETHVRRLSGELTVVPNSILFKNPVEIFTDKEQRRHDVVVGVSYDTDLDEAAEVIRKAVMSVEEVDKDQTLDIFAKEFNSSSVDFLVRWWAGATPRDGWESKDKVVRAIKRGLDDAGIEIPFPYITHTFKEKVPLGKDVGEEVGNSD from the coding sequence ATGATAGCAACTCTCACAGAACAATTACGATCAATGGCCACAGGCGCGATTGAGACACTTCCCGCACTGGCGATTGCGGTCGTGATACTGTTGATTACTGCGTTGATCGCACGCTTTTCCAGCGCGATTGTCGGCAAGCTGGCGGGCTCTACGGATTTGCGCAAATCGCTGCGTGATCTTGCGGTTACTCTAACTCGCCTTGGCATCTGGCTCGTCGGGGTCATGGTCGCAGCGATGGTTGTCGTGCCAAGCCTCACACCTGCAAGCCTGCTCGCAGGTCTTGGCGTTGGCGCGGTCGCGATTGGCTTTGCCTTTCAGGATATTTTTGAAAACTTCATGGCCGGCGTTCTCATCATGCTGCGCAAGAAAATGCGCATTGGCGATGTGATCGAGTGCGAAGGCATCACAGGCAAGGTTGAGCACGTGACCTTGCGCGAAACCCATGTGCGCCGTTTGTCAGGCGAGCTTACAGTCGTGCCTAATTCGATCCTTTTCAAAAACCCGGTAGAGATTTTCACGGATAAAGAGCAGCGCCGCCACGATGTTGTCGTCGGCGTTTCCTACGACACCGACCTTGACGAGGCCGCCGAAGTCATTCGCAAGGCTGTGATGAGTGTTGAAGAGGTCGATAAGGACCAAACGCTCGACATTTTTGCCAAGGAATTCAACTCGTCCAGCGTGGATTTCCTTGTGAGATGGTGGGCAGGCGCTACTCCGCGAGATGGCTGGGAAAGCAAGGATAAGGTTGTTCGCGCGATCAAACGCGGCCTTGATGATGCGGGTATTGAAATTCCGTTCCCCTACATCACCCACACCTTCAAGGAGAAGGTGCCATTGGGCAAGGATGTGGGCGAAGAAGTGGGCAATTCGGACTAA
- a CDS encoding TonB-dependent receptor domain-containing protein: MRTRTIFFATLLATTSHTAVLAEESGAETSSSSAAAAPSDEHGEKASAPRRAFTTGVAKGRDMLDTAISASVLSDEELRNLSVSSVAGILQNIPGFRSETADIDGFSAITIRGLPLAADGSKWVQLQEDGLPVLEFGDIRFGASDQFLRADLGLAQVQSIRGGSASTFASNSPGGVVNFISRTGEVEGGMVQLSSGLDHDLKRIDFSYGAPISENWRFHVGGFYREGEGPREVGYNAFRGGQVKANVTREFDGGYIRLYGKYLDDRQPNYSLLPVALSGTNEDVEINQVAGFDILDRALSSQLVAAYPEIDRNNNPSRIDASEGIRGEMRSVGLEAKFDVAGWTVTNKFRYSDVAGAYNDSLPFLFGPASTISTLIAGPGAQVSFATGPQAGNLVTDNRFIATTFRSNGELEGLDNMTNDLRASRVWNVGDGVLTTTAGLYNSNQSVDMFWRFTTTVNDLGTDGPLTPLNFTTATGFPVTDAGVLAYGFAAGIPAFTFHNSYDLEYDIVAPYGSVNYRIGKLALGASVRWDNGSVSGNVTSPQFGGGRPTSAPIDLNGDGQLSLPESAVVIYPLSQPSFVDYEYDYVSYSVSANYRVSEPFSVFGRYSRGGRANGPSAVGPTTLNLATGAPDEEIGVFTEVRQAEVGFKYRTDALSLYVTGFWAATEESNFQISGNASGQAEVVQIKRDYEAKGIEFEGSYEKGQFSIAVGASYTDAEISDDFLNPAVIGNTPRHIPDFAFFARPQVNFDRFNIGAVINATAESFAQDTNILVQPGYVLVSPFATFEPADNLTLGLNVFNVFDETAIVSLQAAVIPANGLTNVQVMNGRTVTASVGFSF; this comes from the coding sequence ATGCGTACGCGCACCATTTTCTTTGCAACCCTTCTCGCCACTACATCACACACGGCCGTTCTGGCTGAAGAAAGCGGGGCAGAGACTTCTTCTTCAAGTGCTGCAGCAGCCCCAAGCGATGAGCATGGCGAGAAAGCCAGCGCCCCGCGCCGGGCATTCACCACGGGCGTCGCCAAGGGCCGCGATATGCTCGACACCGCCATTTCCGCGAGCGTTTTGAGCGATGAAGAACTGCGCAATCTGTCAGTAAGCTCGGTCGCGGGCATCTTGCAAAACATTCCCGGTTTCAGGTCCGAGACAGCAGATATTGACGGCTTTTCCGCCATCACAATCCGCGGATTACCTCTTGCCGCTGACGGATCAAAGTGGGTGCAATTGCAAGAGGATGGCCTTCCCGTTCTGGAATTTGGCGACATCCGTTTTGGCGCTTCTGACCAGTTCTTGCGCGCCGATCTTGGTCTGGCTCAGGTGCAGTCCATCCGTGGAGGTTCTGCCTCTACCTTCGCCTCCAACTCACCGGGCGGGGTTGTCAACTTTATCTCGCGCACTGGCGAGGTCGAAGGCGGCATGGTTCAGCTTTCAAGCGGACTTGACCATGACCTCAAACGCATCGACTTCAGCTATGGTGCCCCGATCAGCGAAAACTGGCGCTTCCACGTTGGCGGTTTTTACCGCGAAGGCGAAGGCCCGCGTGAGGTTGGCTACAATGCGTTTCGCGGTGGCCAGGTGAAAGCAAACGTCACGCGCGAATTTGATGGCGGTTACATCCGGCTTTACGGCAAGTATCTTGATGATCGTCAGCCCAACTACAGCCTCCTGCCCGTAGCGCTGAGCGGGACGAATGAAGACGTTGAAATCAATCAGGTCGCAGGTTTCGACATTCTTGACCGGGCCCTGTCATCGCAACTCGTCGCCGCTTATCCGGAAATTGACCGCAACAACAACCCAAGCCGCATTGACGCAAGCGAAGGCATCCGTGGTGAAATGCGTTCTGTCGGCCTTGAGGCCAAATTCGACGTCGCCGGATGGACGGTCACCAACAAATTTCGATATTCGGATGTAGCCGGCGCTTACAATGACAGTCTGCCCTTCCTGTTTGGACCAGCTTCAACCATCTCGACCCTAATCGCTGGTCCCGGCGCGCAGGTAAGCTTTGCTACCGGCCCGCAGGCAGGCAACCTTGTCACCGATAACCGCTTTATTGCGACAACCTTCCGCTCCAATGGCGAGCTTGAGGGTCTGGACAACATGACCAACGACCTTCGCGCAAGCCGCGTTTGGAATGTGGGTGACGGCGTGCTTACCACCACCGCTGGCCTGTATAACTCCAATCAGAGCGTCGATATGTTCTGGCGCTTTACCACCACTGTAAACGATCTGGGCACCGATGGGCCGCTTACCCCGTTGAATTTCACAACGGCCACCGGCTTTCCGGTAACGGATGCCGGCGTTCTTGCTTACGGTTTTGCAGCAGGCATCCCGGCGTTCACATTCCACAACAGCTATGATCTGGAGTACGATATTGTCGCGCCCTATGGCTCAGTGAATTACAGGATTGGCAAGCTTGCTCTGGGTGCCAGCGTTCGCTGGGACAATGGTTCGGTCAGCGGCAATGTGACATCACCGCAATTTGGCGGCGGTCGCCCCACTTCCGCTCCGATTGATCTGAACGGCGACGGACAGCTTTCCCTGCCCGAAAGCGCTGTGGTGATTTATCCGCTCAGCCAGCCGTCTTTCGTCGATTACGAATATGACTACGTCTCCTACTCGGTAAGCGCCAACTATCGCGTGTCGGAGCCGTTTTCGGTGTTTGGCCGCTATAGCCGCGGCGGACGCGCAAACGGGCCAAGCGCCGTTGGTCCAACGACCCTCAATCTGGCAACCGGCGCGCCGGATGAAGAAATCGGTGTCTTCACCGAAGTGCGTCAGGCCGAAGTCGGATTCAAATACCGCACTGATGCGCTCAGCCTGTATGTCACTGGCTTTTGGGCGGCGACCGAGGAAAGCAATTTCCAAATATCTGGTAACGCATCCGGTCAGGCAGAAGTTGTCCAGATCAAGCGCGACTACGAAGCCAAGGGGATCGAGTTTGAAGGTTCTTACGAAAAAGGCCAGTTCTCAATCGCAGTCGGCGCATCCTACACCGATGCAGAAATTTCGGATGATTTCCTGAACCCGGCGGTGATCGGCAATACGCCGCGCCATATTCCGGACTTTGCATTTTTCGCCCGTCCGCAAGTCAATTTTGATCGCTTCAACATTGGCGCGGTCATCAACGCTACGGCAGAAAGCTTTGCGCAGGACACCAATATCCTCGTCCAGCCCGGCTATGTGCTCGTCAGCCCGTTTGCGACCTTCGAACCGGCTGACAACCTTACCCTCGGCCTGAACGTCTTCAACGTGTTCGACGAAACCGCGATTGTCTCCCTTCAGGCAGCGGTCATTCCTGCAAACGGGCTGACCAATGTGCAAGTGATGAACGGTCGCACCGTGACCGCATCTGTCGGCTTTTCATTCTGA
- a CDS encoding acyl-CoA dehydrogenase family protein, with translation MSSERASTIASNVETFVREQVIPFESDPRWGDHGPADELVQELRGLAREAGVLTPHILDDGSHLTHVETAKVLRASGLSPLGTLACNVMAPDEGNMYLLSKVGDAQIKERFLAPLVSGEARSAFFMTEPASEGGAGSDPSMMQTTCRLDGNHWVVNGRKAFITGAEGAKVGIVMARSIDPSSEGGACMFLVDLPDPAIQIDRVLDTIDNSMPGGHAVITINDLRIPADQMLGDAGEGFKYAQVRLAPARLTHCSRWLGLAIRAQEIATDYACRRQAFGKPLVDHEGVGFMLAQNKIDLQACELMIDWCAGVLDTGDLGTTESSMAKTFVAETLFQIADRCVQCMGGTGVTGDSIVELLFREVRAFRIYDGPTEVHKWSLAKKIKREWRDANA, from the coding sequence ATGTCGAGCGAGCGTGCCTCTACTATCGCAAGCAATGTCGAAACCTTCGTTCGCGAACAGGTCATCCCGTTTGAAAGCGATCCGCGCTGGGGCGACCACGGACCGGCCGATGAACTGGTGCAGGAGCTTCGCGGCCTTGCGCGCGAAGCAGGCGTTCTCACACCGCATATTCTGGATGATGGCTCGCACCTTACCCACGTTGAAACCGCGAAGGTTCTTCGCGCAAGCGGTCTGTCGCCGCTTGGGACGCTCGCCTGCAACGTCATGGCGCCCGATGAAGGCAATATGTACCTGCTTTCCAAAGTTGGTGATGCGCAGATCAAAGAGCGTTTCCTTGCGCCGCTCGTATCGGGGGAGGCGCGTTCTGCTTTCTTCATGACCGAACCGGCCAGCGAAGGTGGCGCGGGTTCGGACCCATCCATGATGCAAACCACCTGCCGGCTCGACGGCAATCACTGGGTCGTAAACGGACGCAAAGCGTTCATTACCGGGGCCGAGGGTGCGAAGGTTGGCATTGTTATGGCCCGTTCAATCGACCCATCCTCAGAAGGCGGCGCGTGTATGTTCCTCGTCGACCTTCCCGATCCCGCGATCCAGATTGATCGCGTTCTCGACACGATCGATAATTCCATGCCGGGCGGCCATGCTGTTATCACCATCAACGACCTTCGTATCCCTGCCGATCAAATGCTTGGCGATGCAGGCGAAGGGTTTAAGTATGCGCAGGTTCGCCTTGCCCCTGCCCGTTTGACGCACTGCTCACGCTGGCTCGGCCTTGCCATTCGCGCACAGGAGATCGCGACTGATTACGCCTGCCGCCGGCAAGCCTTCGGCAAACCTTTGGTCGACCATGAAGGCGTTGGCTTTATGCTGGCGCAGAACAAGATCGACCTTCAAGCGTGTGAGCTGATGATCGACTGGTGCGCAGGCGTGCTCGACACGGGCGATCTTGGAACCACTGAAAGCTCGATGGCCAAGACCTTTGTTGCGGAAACCCTGTTCCAGATCGCGGATCGCTGCGTTCAATGCATGGGCGGCACTGGTGTCACGGGCGATTCCATTGTTGAATTGCTCTTCCGCGAGGTTCGCGCCTTTCGTATTTACGATGGCCCGACCGAAGTTCACAAATGGAGCCTCGCGAAGAAGATCAAGCGCGAGTGGCGGGACGCAAACGCATAG
- the lpdA gene encoding dihydrolipoyl dehydrogenase — translation MSKAYDVIVLGSGPGGYVAAIRASQLGLKTAIVERELLGGICLNWGCIPTKAMLRSAEVFHQMSHASDYGLKVAGEIEADLEAIVKRSRGVAKQLNQGVTHLMKKNKITVHMGEGKLTGPTSLTVKSEDGDEELSAKHIIVATGARARDLPFAPADGKRVWTYRHAMTPPEKPTKLLVIGSGAIGIEFASFYNDIGVDVTVVEMLDRIVPVEDADVSTFLEKSLTKQGIAIMTGAGVEDLKVSDKGVSATIKDKDGNTDTTEFSHVITAIGIVPNTENIGLDNLVEMDKGFIQIDEYGRTKSDGLWAIGDCTPGPWLAHKASHEGVTAAEAIAQELGNTEVHPHAMDRSNIPGCTYCHPQVASVGLTEAKAKEEGYELKVGNFPFIGNGKAIALGEAEGFIKTVFDAKTGELLGAHMVGAEVTELIQGYTVGKTLETTEAELMQTVFAHPTLSEMMHESVLDAYGKALHI, via the coding sequence ATGTCAAAAGCTTACGACGTAATTGTGCTGGGCTCTGGTCCTGGAGGCTATGTGGCGGCCATTCGTGCCTCGCAATTGGGATTGAAGACTGCGATTGTTGAGCGTGAGTTGCTTGGAGGCATTTGTCTCAACTGGGGCTGTATTCCGACCAAGGCGATGCTGCGCTCTGCAGAAGTGTTCCATCAGATGAGCCATGCAAGCGATTATGGCCTCAAAGTCGCTGGTGAGATTGAGGCTGATCTGGAAGCCATTGTGAAGCGTTCGCGCGGCGTTGCGAAACAGCTTAATCAGGGTGTCACTCACCTGATGAAGAAGAACAAGATCACCGTCCATATGGGCGAGGGTAAGCTGACGGGCCCAACCTCTCTGACGGTGAAGAGTGAGGACGGCGATGAAGAGCTTTCCGCCAAGCATATCATCGTTGCCACCGGTGCACGGGCGCGCGATCTGCCGTTTGCACCTGCGGATGGCAAGCGCGTGTGGACCTATCGCCATGCGATGACCCCGCCCGAAAAGCCGACCAAGCTTTTGGTGATTGGATCGGGCGCGATCGGGATCGAATTTGCAAGCTTCTACAACGACATTGGCGTTGATGTGACCGTCGTTGAAATGCTCGACCGGATCGTGCCGGTGGAAGATGCGGACGTATCGACCTTCCTCGAAAAGAGCCTCACCAAGCAAGGCATTGCGATTATGACCGGGGCAGGGGTGGAAGACCTGAAAGTCTCCGACAAGGGCGTGAGCGCGACGATCAAGGATAAGGATGGCAACACGGATACGACTGAGTTCAGCCACGTTATCACCGCCATCGGCATTGTGCCCAACACCGAAAATATCGGCCTTGATAACCTTGTCGAGATGGACAAGGGCTTCATCCAGATCGACGAATATGGCCGTACCAAATCCGATGGTCTTTGGGCGATTGGCGATTGCACACCTGGACCATGGCTCGCCCACAAAGCCAGCCATGAAGGCGTGACCGCAGCAGAAGCGATTGCGCAAGAGCTCGGCAACACCGAGGTCCACCCCCACGCGATGGACCGTTCAAACATTCCGGGCTGCACCTACTGCCATCCTCAAGTCGCCAGCGTGGGGCTTACCGAGGCCAAGGCGAAGGAAGAGGGCTACGAGCTTAAAGTCGGCAACTTTCCCTTTATCGGCAATGGCAAAGCGATTGCACTTGGCGAAGCGGAAGGGTTCATCAAAACCGTCTTCGATGCGAAAACCGGCGAGCTTTTAGGCGCGCATATGGTGGGCGCAGAGGTCACCGAACTGATCCAGGGCTACACCGTGGGCAAGACGCTGGAGACGACCGAAGCAGAGCTTATGCAAACGGTCTTTGCACATCCAACACTGTCAGAAATGATGCACGAAAGCGTCCTCGATGCCTACGGCAAGGCGCTGCATATTTGA
- a CDS encoding DUF2332 family protein — MLKACASIQHVELQSEWSASYTADSDRVVRQFQLEADKAQLFDRPITAQLLDAVSTAITRAPLIHARLLTWPGDLSSDAVAFRLNGALQSLYNSRKADCLEMIYGKRAGATDVDRIALVESLANILRSEADYINAWLDHPTQTNEVGRCVGLAAVLSSLSFSGGGSAGMPFEVLEIGSSAGLNLNFSRYGIKMGEEEILHPASALILSPKWIGKPVPAVPIEVMRAIGVDIHPLDASKPSHRDKLQAYIWPDDDLRRERLRRALKIASAAPPIVEQGCASRWINEQLIAPQQCGTCRVVFHSMALQYIGADQRHSIERALNDAGRCAEASRPLVRIGIEWDRPRSVVEVTSTIWDAGPRSGESRVVAHCHPYGEWFHWFGLRDD, encoded by the coding sequence ATGCTAAAAGCTTGCGCATCAATCCAGCACGTCGAACTTCAGTCAGAATGGTCAGCCAGTTACACCGCTGATAGCGACAGGGTGGTGCGCCAATTCCAGCTCGAAGCGGACAAGGCGCAGTTGTTCGATCGGCCTATAACCGCGCAACTGCTTGATGCTGTGTCTACTGCGATCACGCGAGCGCCTTTAATTCATGCGCGGCTTTTGACCTGGCCGGGCGATCTTTCGTCCGATGCGGTTGCCTTTCGCCTTAACGGGGCCCTCCAGTCGCTTTACAATAGCCGCAAGGCCGACTGTCTTGAGATGATTTACGGCAAGAGGGCAGGCGCAACAGATGTGGACCGCATCGCCCTTGTCGAAAGCCTTGCAAACATCCTGCGCAGCGAGGCCGATTATATCAACGCATGGCTCGACCATCCAACGCAGACAAACGAGGTTGGGCGCTGCGTTGGTTTAGCTGCGGTTCTGTCTTCCTTGAGCTTTTCTGGCGGGGGCAGTGCAGGAATGCCATTTGAGGTTCTCGAAATAGGCTCCAGTGCTGGCTTGAACCTGAATTTTTCTCGCTATGGCATCAAGATGGGCGAAGAAGAGATTTTGCACCCTGCAAGCGCGTTAATCCTGTCCCCTAAGTGGATCGGTAAACCTGTCCCAGCTGTGCCAATCGAAGTGATGAGGGCGATTGGTGTGGATATTCATCCGTTGGATGCCTCCAAACCTTCTCATCGGGACAAATTGCAAGCTTATATCTGGCCTGACGATGATCTGCGCCGCGAACGGCTGCGACGCGCTTTGAAGATTGCCAGCGCAGCGCCGCCTATCGTTGAACAGGGGTGTGCCAGTCGATGGATTAACGAACAACTCATTGCCCCGCAGCAATGCGGCACGTGCCGTGTGGTGTTTCATTCCATGGCATTGCAGTACATCGGCGCAGACCAGCGCCATTCAATCGAACGGGCGCTCAACGATGCTGGACGCTGTGCTGAGGCATCAAGACCGCTCGTGCGCATTGGCATCGAATGGGACCGTCCGCGAAGCGTTGTCGAAGTCACATCGACAATCTGGGACGCAGGTCCAAGGTCGGGCGAAAGCAGAGTGGTTGCCCATTGCCACCCTTACGGCGAGTGGTTCCATTGGTTTGGACTGCGAGACGATTAA
- a CDS encoding DEAD/DEAH box helicase — translation MNFPTLPPSLQAALSQRGYETATPVQAEVMQPEASGRDLIVSAQTGSGKTIAFGLAMAEQLLEDGDSLAFSERPLALIIAPTRELALQVSRELTWLYGKTGARIATCVGGMNPQAERKVLRSGATIVVGTPGRLRDHLERGALDLSALKTVVLDEADEMLDMGFREELEEILDATPDTRRTLLFSATMPRPIEALARRYQRDALRIATISEGRGHNDISYEAVTISPPEVENAVVNLLRYHEAETAILFCATREKVRHLHATLQERGFAVVALSGEHSQSERNQALQALRDRRARVCVATDVAARGIDLPTLSLVVHVEIPRDAETLQHRSGRTGRAGKKGTAVLIVPFSRRRRVESMLRHAKINANWTDAPDRDAIKAKDRERLLEKLLAPVEVDESDKELADQLLAERTPAEIAAMLVQAHRASLPEPEDLIANTPEARRAAQKERHRPGFEDTVWFRMELGRRQNADPRWILPLLCRRGHITRNEVGAIRIGPDETYFQIPSQIADKFAAAAARPVQTDSDEDPVVIERSQTGPRDAAKGNRKQGRADRKFDKPRVKAKPKFKKFDRAKGKQGERPGKPRKATPKHAQRKKRS, via the coding sequence ATGAATTTCCCCACCCTTCCCCCCAGCCTTCAGGCTGCCCTCTCGCAGCGCGGATACGAGACAGCCACTCCGGTGCAGGCAGAGGTCATGCAGCCAGAAGCGTCGGGGCGCGATCTGATCGTCTCAGCGCAGACCGGATCAGGCAAAACAATCGCTTTTGGCCTCGCTATGGCCGAGCAATTGCTGGAAGATGGAGACAGCCTCGCTTTTTCGGAAAGGCCGCTTGCCCTTATCATCGCGCCGACGCGCGAGCTTGCCTTGCAGGTCAGCCGTGAGCTCACATGGCTCTATGGCAAAACCGGTGCGCGGATCGCGACTTGTGTTGGCGGCATGAACCCCCAGGCAGAACGCAAGGTCCTGCGGTCAGGGGCAACCATCGTGGTCGGCACTCCAGGCAGGCTGCGCGACCATCTTGAGCGCGGCGCGTTGGACTTGTCTGCGTTGAAAACGGTCGTGCTCGATGAAGCCGACGAGATGCTGGACATGGGCTTTCGTGAGGAGCTTGAAGAGATCCTTGATGCAACGCCCGACACGCGGCGCACCTTGCTGTTCTCTGCAACCATGCCCCGCCCAATCGAAGCGCTTGCGCGGCGTTACCAACGCGACGCGCTTCGCATAGCCACGATCAGCGAAGGGCGCGGCCATAATGACATCTCTTATGAAGCGGTGACCATATCGCCGCCTGAGGTGGAGAATGCGGTCGTCAATCTCCTGCGCTATCACGAAGCGGAAACGGCGATCCTGTTCTGCGCAACGCGCGAGAAGGTGCGCCATTTGCACGCGACCTTGCAGGAGCGCGGCTTTGCCGTTGTCGCGCTGTCGGGTGAGCATTCGCAGTCGGAACGCAATCAGGCGTTGCAGGCGCTGCGAGACAGACGCGCGCGCGTGTGCGTTGCCACCGATGTTGCAGCGCGAGGGATTGACCTGCCAACGCTAAGCCTTGTCGTCCATGTTGAGATACCGCGCGATGCCGAAACCTTGCAGCACCGTTCGGGCCGGACTGGCCGTGCCGGTAAGAAGGGCACAGCAGTCCTGATCGTACCTTTCTCCCGGCGCCGGCGCGTGGAATCGATGCTGCGCCATGCGAAAATCAACGCCAATTGGACCGACGCGCCAGACCGAGACGCGATCAAGGCCAAAGACCGGGAACGGCTTTTGGAAAAGCTGCTCGCCCCTGTTGAAGTGGATGAGAGCGATAAAGAGTTGGCTGACCAACTCCTTGCGGAAAGAACGCCCGCTGAAATCGCTGCTATGCTGGTGCAGGCTCACCGCGCATCCCTCCCCGAACCAGAAGACTTGATCGCCAACACGCCCGAGGCACGCCGCGCCGCGCAAAAGGAACGGCATCGCCCCGGGTTTGAGGATACCGTGTGGTTTCGCATGGAGCTGGGCCGGCGTCAGAATGCCGATCCGCGATGGATTTTGCCGCTGCTGTGCCGCCGGGGGCATATTACCCGCAACGAAGTCGGCGCGATCCGTATTGGGCCCGATGAGACTTACTTCCAGATCCCCAGCCAGATCGCCGACAAGTTTGCCGCCGCTGCCGCTCGCCCGGTGCAAACCGACAGTGATGAAGACCCTGTGGTGATTGAAAGGTCACAAACCGGACCACGCGATGCAGCCAAGGGCAACCGCAAGCAAGGCCGCGCCGACCGCAAGTTTGACAAGCCACGGGTGAAAGCAAAACCGAAGTTCAAGAAGTTTGACAGGGCCAAAGGCAAGCAAGGCGAACGGCCGGGCAAGCCACGCAAAGCAACGCCAAAACACGCACAAAGGAAAAAGCGCAGCTGA
- a CDS encoding CoA-acylating methylmalonate-semialdehyde dehydrogenase: MRQVDHFIVGDSPAATRKAQIWNPSTGEVQAEVALAGADLLDRVVETAKRVQPEWAATNPQKRARVMFKFKELIEANMKDLAELLSSEHGKTVPDAMGDVQRGLEVIEYACGIPQVLKGEYTQGAGPGIDVYSMRQPLGIGAGITPFNFPAMIPMWMFGMACAAGNAFILKPSERDPSVPVRLAELFVEAGAPEGLLQVVHGDKEMVDAIIDHADIPAISFVGSSDIAHYIYHRGAEKGKRVQAFGGAKNHGVVMPDADLDQVVNDLAGAAFGSAGERCMALPVVVPVGDDTAERLKEKLIPAIHALRVGVSTDADAHYGPVVTPEHKARIEQWITTAEQEGGEIVIDGRGFELQGHEKGFFVGPTLIDRVTPDMSSYKEEIFGPVLQIVRAKDFEEAVRLPSEHQYGNGVAIFTRNGHAAREFASRVQVGMVGVNVPIPVPVAYHSFGGWKRSGFGDIDQYGTEGLAFWTKKKKITQRWPDGGGDGSNAFVIPTMG; the protein is encoded by the coding sequence ATGCGCCAAGTTGATCATTTTATCGTGGGCGACAGCCCGGCAGCCACTCGCAAGGCTCAAATCTGGAACCCTTCGACGGGGGAGGTTCAGGCTGAGGTTGCGCTGGCTGGCGCTGATTTGCTCGATCGGGTGGTGGAGACTGCCAAGCGCGTGCAGCCTGAATGGGCGGCGACCAATCCGCAAAAACGTGCGCGCGTGATGTTCAAGTTCAAAGAGCTGATTGAGGCCAATATGAAGGACCTCGCTGAGTTGCTCTCAAGCGAGCATGGCAAGACCGTGCCTGACGCCATGGGCGATGTGCAGCGCGGGCTTGAGGTGATCGAATATGCCTGTGGCATCCCGCAAGTTTTGAAGGGTGAGTACACGCAAGGAGCAGGGCCGGGCATTGATGTTTACTCCATGCGCCAACCGCTTGGCATTGGCGCTGGCATTACCCCGTTCAACTTCCCTGCGATGATCCCGATGTGGATGTTCGGCATGGCGTGCGCGGCTGGCAATGCCTTTATCCTGAAGCCTTCAGAGCGCGATCCATCGGTGCCTGTGCGCCTCGCTGAGCTGTTCGTCGAGGCGGGCGCGCCAGAGGGTCTGCTTCAGGTTGTCCACGGCGATAAAGAAATGGTCGATGCGATTATCGATCATGCCGATATCCCCGCGATCAGCTTTGTCGGGTCATCCGATATTGCGCATTACATTTACCACCGCGGCGCTGAGAAGGGTAAGCGGGTTCAGGCCTTTGGCGGGGCGAAGAACCATGGTGTGGTCATGCCTGATGCTGATCTCGATCAGGTGGTGAACGATCTGGCTGGCGCAGCCTTTGGTTCAGCTGGTGAACGCTGCATGGCGCTGCCTGTGGTGGTGCCGGTGGGCGATGACACGGCAGAGCGGCTTAAGGAAAAGCTGATCCCTGCGATCCACGCGCTGCGCGTCGGCGTATCGACCGACGCGGATGCGCATTATGGCCCGGTGGTCACGCCAGAGCACAAGGCTCGCATCGAGCAATGGATCACCACGGCTGAACAAGAGGGCGGCGAGATCGTGATCGACGGGCGCGGCTTTGAGCTTCAGGGGCATGAGAAAGGCTTCTTCGTTGGCCCGACCCTCATTGATCGTGTGACGCCCGATATGAGCTCTTACAAAGAAGAAATCTTCGGCCCTGTGCTGCAGATCGTGCGCGCCAAGGATTTTGAAGAGGCCGTGCGTCTGCCGTCCGAGCACCAATATGGCAACGGCGTTGCGATCTTCACCCGTAACGGCCACGCCGCGCGCGAATTTGCGTCCCGCGTGCAAGTGGGCATGGTCGGCGTGAACGTGCCGATCCCTGTTCCTGTCGCCTACCACTCGTTCGGCGGATGGAAGCGTTCAGGCTTTGGCGACATCGACCAATATGGCACCGAAGGCTTGGCCTTCTGGACCAAGAAGAAAAAGATCACCCAGCGCTGGCCCGACGGCGGGGGCGATGGCAGCAACGCGTTCGTAATCCCGACCATGGGGTAA